DNA from Daucus carota subsp. sativus chromosome 1, DH1 v3.0, whole genome shotgun sequence:
CTAAGGAGCGGCGATTCAAGTTGAGCATTGAAATGCAGGACCAGGAACCAGTCATAGTGTACGGCTTTACACAGATACTTACCAGAAGAGGTGCATGCACCTTTCGAACGTTCTATAGCAAATGTATATTACAAGTAGCTCTGTTATTTAAGATGAAGCATGGATATAAAGTTTACACATGTAGATCCGTTTATTTAAAGATGAAGCATGAGTATAATGTTAACATATGCAGCTACAATGATATATATTGTTGTAtccaacttgttgattcatgtTTCATGACTCATTTTGTATGTTCATCACGGAAGGGAAAgtattaatgttgtgtttggttgagtaaTGAAATTTGACTATAGATTTTGAATGATTGTGCGATATTTCATTCCTTCCCCGTTCCATTCCTTACATCCTATATCAGAACTCACACAACAACTCGTCTTAAAATCAAATTCATATAGATGCAGATGAAAGCAACAAATCAAAGATAATCATGAGGCATCATGTCATGGATAATCCGGTCCCTTTAAACTTTTCTTCCGTGATCTGATCCAGCTTAGAACCCATCTCTGTTGTTAGATAGTTTTTCCAGTCCCCAACTAAACCACTccggaaaaaaaaatcattccttCATTTATCCGCACAATATCCTGTCTTGTTAACCTCTAGTGTGCTCAGAGTATTAAAACTACACAACTTTATGATATGATCAGGCAACTCTGAATTCTCTTCCTCTTGAAAGAAGGGTCTTCCAAGACAATATGCGAGACGCCTCAGCTGAACAAGAGGCTCATTTTGCATCTCTTCGTACCTCATAAACAACACTCTTTCCTTCAAATACCCCATGATTTGATCCCAAACAGGCCCCGAAGGACTTGATCCGCTGCAAAACAAATGGAAGGCGTGTTCCAAAGAGATAGGAGTGGGACGGTAGTTGATCCTGTTGGAAAAGTGAAAGAGTGAAACAAAAGTGTCCTTGATGTCCCTGCACAAGTACACTATCTTACCCTCCTCCATTATGGATTTAGGCAGGCTAACTGTTGGAGTATGAGTTCCAAATATTCTAGAGCTAACTGAATCATCACCCGAGAGATAAGCAAACTCGAGCCAAGGAACAAGCTGGTGGGGAGTTTGGTTAAGCAAAGGATGATGAGGATCATGAGGATGACAGGCTTCACGGTTTATCAAAGCATAGAGGACTGCTTTTAACCAGGTAGTTCCGGATTTGGGGGCAGTTACAAGGAAGATATCATTTTCCTGGGCTTGAAAAAGTTTCAAAGCTAATTTGATTTCTAGTGAAATAAACCTATACGattaattttcatgaaaatcactttttttattatCGAAGACAtgagaaattatatatattttgcttgAAGCACATAGTCTTTTGATGTCTCCAACAAGACAATGATTTCCATGTATATTAATTTCTCTTTTGTTTTATATTCGTAAAGGAAGTCGAATACAACCCCGTAACTGAAGCAACGAAAATTggaatttgctgatttttttAGTCATTTCAATAACTGAAGCTGACATCATGACTCAGGCAGAGGATGTCGCCTTGAACAATCTATATGGTTATTAGAGGTTTAGCAAAGCGACCAAAAACTCGAGATTACATTGTTAGAAATTTAACAAAGTGACCAAACGTCCAGGTTTAGGATTATCAACTTATATAATCTAAAATCTGGTGATCAAGTCAATTTCATGATTATAAGTTCATTCATATCGGACCAGATTATGAATTTATAATCTATAATCTGATCATTATAATAATTGAGTCAATTCcatgattataaattaatttcatatCGGACCAAATCAGAATAGGATTATATCTAAATAAATACTCTATTTGCATATGGATCCCTGTGTCGTTACATTATATTTATGATTAGGATAGATATAGTAATTCTGCCACGATTCTTACATATCTGTTGTTATTCGAAACCTAATCACCTCTTTGAGCTTTTCACACAATTATTTCATACATGATAACGAGGCAATCACATAATTAATTAGGTAAACAAACAAAAGACAGCACAATGATCAGTAAacaagaagaaagaaaatgataCAAACAACAAGTcttgaaatcaaatttatagaGAGATGGCAACGTCATTAATGTTGTAGAGATAATCAACATGAAACGCTACACTTTGAACTCAAATTTTAATAGAGATGGCCGGCAACATCATGTCGTCATGGATAACCCTGAACCACTAAACTTTTCTTCTGTGATCTGGTCGAGCTTA
Protein-coding regions in this window:
- the LOC135150093 gene encoding cytosolic sulfotransferase 8-like → MEEGKIVYLCRDIKDTFVSLFHFSNRINYRPTPISLEHAFHLFCSGSSPSGPVWDQIMGYLKERVLFMRYEEMQNEPLVQLRRLAYCLGRPFFQEEENSELPDHIIKLCSFNTLSTLEVNKTGYCADK